A part of Synchiropus splendidus isolate RoL2022-P1 chromosome 19, RoL_Sspl_1.0, whole genome shotgun sequence genomic DNA contains:
- the spsb3a gene encoding SPRY domain-containing SOCS box protein 3a, which translates to MSRRSRNSRAWRYVWSDIRRDTDARALVLASEGEEWNYSRLEFSDSDSEADFSPVMVQPVPSAVPVTGESYCRCDSQAETSHNTRLRGFYLVKDCHCGEDDQEFDWVWDVGSRSTALLTCDNRKVNFHSEYSCGTAAIRGSKELADGQHFWEIKMTSPVYGTDMMVGIGTSDVNLDKYRHTFCSLLGKDANSWGLSYTGLLHHKGDKMNFSTRFGQGSIIGLHLDMWHGTLTFFKNRKCIGVAATELQNKRFYPMACSTAAKSSMKVIRSCSAPTSLLYLCCARLRRLLPDCIDTLDVLPLPPGLRQLLHNKLGWVLSLNGGFTEESDPEPCCQAPPPAGPSSPGSDSEGCVLDPEAGRRKRCRWT; encoded by the exons atgtccaggagaagCCGTAACAGTCGAGCGTGGCGATACGTCTGGAGCGACATCCGGCGGGATACTGACGCTCGTGCGCTGGTGCTGGCCTCCGAAGGCGAGGAGTGGAACTACAGCCGCCTGGAG TTCAGTGACTCTGACTCGGAGGCGGACTTCTCGCCGGTGATGGTTCAGCCGGTGCCCAGTGCGGTTCCTGTCACCGGGGAGTCCTACTGCCGCTGCGACTCTCAGGCTGAGACCAGCCACAACACTCGCCTGCGAGGATTCTACCTGGTGAAGGACTGTCACTGTGGAGAGGACGACCAAG AGTTTGACTGGGTCTGGGATGTTGGCAGCCGATCAACGGCGTTGCTGACCTGTGACAATCGCAAAGTCAACTTCCATTCAGAGTACAGCTGTGGAACCGCTGCCATCCGAGGCTCCAAAGAACTGGCCGACGGCCAGCACTTCTGGGAGATCAAGATGACGTCGCCGGTGTACGGCACAGACATG ATGGTTGGAATCGGAACTTCCGACGTGAACCTGGACAAGTACAGACATACCTTCTGCAGCCTGCTGGGTAAAGACGCCAACAGCTGGGGGCTGTCCTACACTG GGCTGCTGCATCACAAAGGAGACAAGATGAACTTCTCCACTCGCTTTGGACAGGGCTCCATCATCGGACTCCATCTGGACATGTGGCATGGCACGCTGACTTTCTTCAAGAACCGCAAGTGTATCG GCGTCGCTGCCACGGAGCTCCAGAACAAGAGGTTCTACCCGATGGCCTGTTCCACTGCAGCCAAGAGCAGCATGAAGGTGATCCGCTCCTGCTCTGCCCCCACCTCCCTGCTCTACCTCTGCTGCGCTCGCCTCCGCCGGCTGCTGCCTGACTGCATAGACACACTGGACGTGCTGCCGCTGCCGCCGGGCCTGCGCCAGCTGCTGCACAACAAGCTGGGCTGGGTCCTCAGTCTCAACGGTGGCTTCACAGAAGAGTCTGACCCCGAGCCCTGCTGCCAAGCGCCTCCGCCAGCAGGACCGTCCTCGCCTGGCAGCGACTCGGAGGGCTGCGTGTTGGACCCAGAGGCAGGACGCAGGAAGAGATGCCGCTGGACGTGA
- the mrps34 gene encoding 28S ribosomal protein S34, mitochondrial, which translates to MVKRKRIRAIAEMARKVRAYRELKSRPRDSEKYALDYESMRRPLSGGRLPVLAWQDVRRECRLFSLMAGMRMFGVGRLFTRKSWLEEHSEPCYWQITRVRVDYTAENMDHGKAWGVLTFRGKQEEDVKEVDKVMYHDWRVVPKHMEQTFRDFQPLPDPAPRYIHYPPLLRAMLLAQLKKAGKPVQEPLLALQLDAGAPQGQSSGAEGMAV; encoded by the exons ATGGTGAAGAGGAAACGGATCCGTGCCATTGCCGAAATGGCGCGGAAGGTTCGAGCATACCGGGAGCTGAAGAGCCGCCCCCGGGACTCTGAGAAATACGCCCTAGACTATGAGAGCATGCGGCGGCCACTGAGCGGCGGCAGGCTGCCTGTGCTGGCCTGGCAGGACGTGCGGCGAGAGTGTcgcctcttctctctcatggcCGGCATGCGCATGTTTGGCGTGGGCCGCCTCTTCACCCGAAAGTCCTGGCTGGAGGAGCACAGCGAGCCATGCTACTGGCAGATCACCCGGGTCCGAGTGGACTACACGGCCGAG AACATGGATCACGGCAAGGCCTGGGGCGTCCTCACCTTCAGAG GGAAACAGGAAGAGGATGTGAAGGAGGTGGACAAGGTCATGTACCACGACTGGCGCGTCGTCCCCAAACACATGGAGCAGACGTTCCGGGACTTCCAGCCGCTCCCTGACCCCGCCCCTCGCTACATCCACTACCCCCCGCTGCTGCGTGCCATGCTGCTAGCCCAGCTCAAGAAGGCAGGGAAGCCCGTCCAGGAGCCACTGTTGGCCCTGCAGCTGGATGCCGGCGCCCCCCAGGGGCAGAGCTCAGGAGCAGAGGGCATGGCCGTGTGA